ttcatggtcgaattgctgcaaaaaaaaactctactaaaggacaccaataagaagagatttgcttgggccaagaaacacgagcaatggacattagactggtggaaatctgtcctttggtctgattagtccaaattcgagatttttgattccaacctctgtgtctttgtgagacgcagagtaggtgaacaggtgatctccacaagtgtggttcccaccgtgaagcatggaggaggaggtgtgatggtgtggtggtgctttgctggtgacactgtctgtgatttatattgaattcaaggcacacttaaccagcatggctaccacagcattctgcgcttagtgggactatcatttgtttttcaacaggacaatgacccaacacacacctccaggctgtgtaagggctatttgaccaagaaggagagtgatggagtgctgcatcagatgacctggtctccacaatcacccgacctcaacccaattgagatggtttgggatgagttggacggcaaagtgaaggaaaagcagccaacaagtgctcagtgtatgtgggaactccttcaagactattggaaaagcattccaggtggagctggttgagagaatgtcaagagtgtgcaaagctatcattaaggcaaagggtggcaactttaaagaatctcaaatataaaacatattatgatttgtttaacacttttttggttactacatgattccatatgtggtatttcatagttttgatgtcttcactattattctacaatgtagtaggtgtgtccaatcttttgactggtgctgtatatattGTGATTGTTTTGGctgaacaggtggggctctgtGCTACCTGCCCTGAAGGACTGGTTGCCACTGGTGCTACTTTCCTATCAATATAGGACCGTTCTATTCTATTTTAGTATTTAATATTCTGTCTGAATTTAAAATCATGACATTTCTCATATTCTCTTCCCCTCTTGGGTTGAATGCATAATTAATTAGACAACTTGACTATTTGGTATTCAAACCTTTAGCTTTGTAATAAATAAATTACATTCCCACCCTAAGCAGAAGAAACAGGAAGGAAGTATGGAAGTAGGAAGTAGGAAGTAACACTGTAACATCAATAGAACCTAAGCCTCTAGACCTCCTAGATGCTGTACTTTACCGGTTTATATAAACCTATTATTACCCAAATCACACCAGCTGGAAGTTTAAACCTATTGTCTTATCAAAACCAACCCAAATCTCACCACATTGAAGTTAAACCTATTGTCTTATCAAAACCAACCCAAATCTCACCGCATTGAAGTTTAAACCTATTGTCTTATCAAAACCAACCCAAATCTCACCAGCTGGAAGTTTAAACCTATTGTCTTATCAAAACCAACCCAAATAAACACCAGCTGGAAGTTAAACCTATTGTCTTATCAAAACCAACCCAAATCACACCAGCTGGAAGTTTAAACCTATTGTCTTATCAAAACCAACCCAAATCTCACCACATTGAAGTTTAAACCTATTGTCTTATCAAAACCAACCCAAATCTCACCACATTGAAGTTTAAACCTATTGTCTTATCAAAACCAACCCAAATCTCACCACATTGAAGTTTAAACCTATTGTCTTATCAAAACCAACCCAAATAAACACCAGCTGGAAGTTTAAACCTATTGTTTAAGTTTAAACCTATTATCAAAACCAACCCAAATAAACACCACTGTAACGGAGACGCTGTGAGTCGAGAAGCAGATATAGGTGAAACGTTTACAAAACAAGACAACAATAACAGTGGCGATAACGCCTGAACACAGGAACAATACCGACTGAGGAAGGAACCCAAGGGAGTTACAGATAAAAGAGGAGGacggtaatggagtccaggtgagtatcATGTAGACGTGCAACGTGTAATGGTggatcccaggaccggtggttagtacagTATACCGGCGACGTCGAAACgccggaggggaggagatggagtaGACGTGACAACCAAAATCCTATACTCATTCGTCAATGTTTATCTATTTATCTATGTTTATCTAAGTCTATGTATTGAGATGGAAAGATATGTAGATGTATGTATTTGAATGAATGTATTATGTCTGTAATATgaatctccagtcctctctctgcCGTTATCCTGGACATACTATCAGGTCCGTTGTTGCTTAGAAACCAGCCATGACTGTCACgaccacctgtgtgtgtgtgtgtgtgtgtgtgtgtgtgtgtgtgtgtgtgtgtgtgtgtgtgtgtgtgtgtgtgtgtgtgtgtgtgtgtgtgtgtgtgtgtgtgtgtgtctgtgcgtgtatgtgcgtgtgtgtgtgtgtgtgtgtgtgtgtgtgtgtgtctgtgtgtgtgtgtgtgtgtgtgtgtgtgcgtgtgtggtgtgtgtgtgtgtgtgtgtgtgtgcgtgcgtgcgtgtgcgtgtgtgtgtgtgtgtgtgtgtgtgtatgtgcgtgcgtgcgagcgcgtgtgcgtgtgtgtgtgtatgtgtgtgcgtgtatgtgcgtgcgtgcgagcgtgtgcatgtgtgtgtgtgtgtgtgtgtgcgtgtatgtgtgtgtgtgtgtgtgtgtgtgtgtgtgtgtgtgtgtgactatgagAATGTTCTAGGGCCATGAAATATATCCTTCCCCACAACAACAGATTTCTTCTTAAAAGTGTATCTGTCTCTCTtggtttatacagttgaagtcggaagtttacatacacttaggctggggtcattaaaacttgtttttcaaccactccacaaatttcttgttaacaacctatagttttggcaagtcggttaggacatctactttgtgcatgacacaagtcatttttccaacaattgtttacagacatattatttcactgtatcacaattccagtgggtcagaagtttccatacactaagttgactgtgcctttaaacatcttggaaaattacagaaaattatgtcatggctttagaagcttctgataggctaattgacatcatttgagtcaattggaggtgtacctgtggatgtatttcaatgcctacctttcaactcagtgcctctttgcttgacatcattggaaaatctaaagaaatcagccaagacctcagaaaaacattgtagacctccacaagtctggttcatccttgggagcaatttccaaacacctgaaggtaccacgttcatctgtacaaacaatagtaagcaagtataaacaccatgggaccacgcagccgtcataccgctcaggaaggaaacgcgttctgtctcctagagatgaacgaactttggtgtgaaaagtgcaaatcaatcccagaacaacagcaaaggaccttgtgaagatgctggaggaaacaggtacaaaagtatctatatccacagtaaaacgagtcctatatcgacataacctgaaaggccgctcagcaaggaagaaaccactgctccaaaaccgccataaaaaagccagactacggtttgcaactgcacatggggagaaatatcgtactttttggagaaatgtcctctggtctgatgaaacaaaaatagaactgtttggccataaggaccattgttatgtttggaggaaaaagggggaagcttgcaagccgaagaacaccatcccaactgtgaagcacgggggtggcagcattatgttgtgggggtgctttgctgcaggagggactggtgcacttcacaaaatagatggcatcatgaggttggaaaattatgtggatatattgaagcaacatctctagacatcaatcaggaagttaaagcttggtcgcaaatgggtcttccaaatggacaatgaccccaagcatacttccaaagttgtgacaaaatggcctaaggacaacaaagtcaaggtattggagtggccatcacaaagccctgacctcaatcctatagaaaatctgtgggcataactgaaaaagcgtgtgcgagcgaggaggcctacaaacctgactcatttacaccagctctgtcaggaggaattcacccaacgtattgtgggaagcttgtggaaggctacccaaaacgtttgacccaaatgaaacaatttaaaggcaatgctaccaaatactaattgagtgtatgtaaacttctgacccactgggaatgtgatgaaagaaataaaagctgaaataaatcattctctctactattattctgacatttcacagtcttaaaataaagtggtgatcctaactgacctaagacagggaatttttacaaggattaaatgtcaggaattgtgaaaaactgagtttaaatgtatttgtctaaggtgtatgtaaacttccgacttcaactgcatatcTATCTAGTATTTAAAAAAATCATACTCACAATTTATTAAATCCTTCATTAAAGGGGCAATgggcagtagaaacaataacaaagcatgtTCCCCgcccctgttttggtaaaaaacaaaactgagggatggggctggagtaATGTAACCACTCTGAAATTCATAATTAACAGAGGTCTGAATGCAAGGTCAAAAATCTGCCCATCGACCCTAGAAACATTactctaattgctccagggttgccGTTGGTAACGGCTGGCTGTGACCCCGCTCCCCCAGAAGGAGGAGTTGGGATAATGGCTGGCTGTGACCCCGCCCCCAgaagggggagttgggataatggCTGGCTGTGACCCCGCCCCCAgaagggggagttgggataatggCTGGCTGTGACCCCGCCCCCAGAAGGAGGAGGTGGGATAATGGCTGGCTGTGACCCCGCCCCCAGAAGGAGGAGTTGGGATAATGGCTGGCTGTGACCCCGCCCCCAaaagggggagttgggataatggCTGGCTGTGACCCCGCCCCCAGAAGGAGGAGTTGGGATAATGGCTGGCTGTGACCCCGCCCCCAGAAGGAGGAGTTGGGATAATAGCTGGCTGTGACCCCGCCCCCAGCAGGAGGAGTTGGGATAATAGCTGGCTGTGACCCCGCCCCCGAAGGAGGAGTTTGGATAATGGCTGGCTGTGACGCCGCCCCCAGAAGGAGGAGGTGGGATAATGGCTGGCTGTGACCCCGCCCCCAGAAGGAGGAGTTGGGATAATGGCTGGCTGTGACCCCGCCCCCAGAAGGAGGAGTTGGGATAATGGCTGGCTGTGACCCCGCCCCCAGGAGGAGGAGTTGGGATAATGGCTGGCTGTGACCCCGCCGGACTAATAAAAACTCGATATGATAATTTAACCATGTTTCGTTAGCGTTtggtatatagtgtttgtttatatttactttgtttacaaacattggagttaaacaagcttatattttggggttctcatggagtgtgacagttgaactaagctcatgaggcatttataagttatattcttcaacaatcaatggatatatataaTGAAGTTAtaagttcaaaaaaaaaatatgtaacaactgctgatttcccctttaattcccaaaCGTTAGATTCTAAAATCATCCCTTAGTTCTAGAATTCTCTCCCAGCACATCATACCGTCTCACACAGCCTTCTCTGGGGGTACACCATTGGTCAGCAGTCACCTAAGTCACACACTCCCTAGGGCCCTTAACCAATAGGACGCTCTATCCCAGATGCTACCTGTCCGCACCATCTGTCTAGGACTGTATCCCAAATGGTAgcacattccctatatagtgcacttcttcctCATATAATGCGCTGCTTGACCCgatgaccctggtcaaaagtagcgcactatataagGAAAAGGGTGAGATTTGGGACGAACCCCACACATTGTCCTGTCAGGTACTTGTAGTGTACTTGGTGGGTACTTAGGCTTCGTGCCACATGGTTAGATGTCATTTGGTCGATGGCAGAGGTACGCAGTGAGGTGGAGACGAGTTCTCCAGGTCTAGGAGCCCCACAGCCGGCAGATTACCCCCAGCTACCACACCCTGCTGCAGACCCGACGCTGCCTGTAGCAGAGCCCCAGCTACCTGGCGAAGAGCCCCTGAAGGTACCCGAGGACCCCCAGCCAGAGACACAGGCTGAGCCTGACACCTGTCCACTGCCACCCAGGAGGATGTGGGAGGACAGCTTCGACACAGAGAAGTGAGTTATATTCTAGAGGGTTCTGTCTGTGTTCTAAAGTGTTCTGTTTCCTGAGGATTCTGTCAAACGTTTTAGTCTAGTGTGTTTTGTGTTCTAGAGTGTTCAGTTGTTTTAATCTtgactgttctgtctctgttctaatctagtgttctgtgttctagagGGTTCTGTCTATATTAGTCtagtgttctgtgttctagagGGTTCTGTCTATATTCTAGTCtagtgttctgtgttctagagGGTTCTGTCTATATTCTAGCCTAGTGTTTTGTGTTCTAGTCTAGTGTTCTAGAGGATTCTGTCTATATTATAGTCtagtgttctgtgttctagagggttctgtctgtgttctagtctagtgttctgtgttctagagggttctgtctgtgttctagtctagtgTTCTGTGTTCTCGAAGGTTCTGTCAGTGTAAAAGTCTAATGTTGTGTGTTTTAGACTAAGTGttctgtctgtgttctaatgTTCTGTGTTCTCGAGGGTTCTGTTTGTGTTGTAGTCTAGTGTTCTGTTTTTTTTAATCTAGAGGGTTCTGTCTACGTTCTAGTCTAGTGTTCTAATCTAAAGGGGCCTGTATGCATTCTAGAATGGGATAGAATCACCGGCAGAAAGCTAATAAATAATATATTTCACCGTCTTTGAAATTGGTTCTTGTAAGAGTCATTGATAAACGATCATATCCACATTTCACAGAcaggctatacacacacacacacacacacacacgggcaatGTGTtactataaaacatatttttttgctCATTTTGAACTCAGCATTGTTggaaagtctacacctgttgtatttggcgcatgtgacaaataaaatgtgattttacacacacacattacaccccccccccccccacacacacacacacacattacacccccccccacacacacacacacacattacacccccccccccccacacacacattacactacccccacacacactaacTCTGTGTATTGTCCTCCGCCAGTTACTCAGCGGTGTCGTGGAGGCAGTATTTTGACCAATCGGAGGACATCCCAGTCGGACCATCAGAAACCAGAGATGTGTTCAGGGTCTACAGAAACGGAACAGACGGACCTCTACTGGTTCTGCTGCACGGAGGAGGACACTCTGCCTTGTCCTGGGCTGTTTTTACTGTGAGTCTACTATCTTTATAATACTATTTTTACAGCTCGGTGAACAATGTTCACAATCCTGTAGGGTTACCTGCGTTCCACAGGGTTCAGTCCCACCTGGCCCATTACTCTTAAACTGTCTAGACAAAAAAAAATCCatcatttttttttgtgtgtttttactGACCAGTGTTTGAAACGGCTTACACACCTTTCCCAttcttgtaaaaaaaataatgtctGTTTTCTTTTGCTTCTGTCTAAACTGTCCATACGGTCTCCACGTCATCTATAAACTCTGGGCTTATCTCTTGACCAGCATTTGAGATTTCCGTTCCTGTTATAAAACCCATTTTTCTTGTTTATCTGTCGCTCCATCTCCTCGGTCTCCAGACAGCCATAGCCAGTAGGGTGACCTGCAGGGTGCTCGCCATGGACCTCAGGGGTCACGGTGAGttcagagagcaaaggtaatctCAGAATGCCACTCTATTTGATTGTAGTGCACTAGTCATGGCAataagggtgccattttggatccGCGTCCATAGTGTTTAATATAGTCACATCATAAAGACTTCAAAACCCAATGTTTACAGAACGCGTTTACCTCTCCTGCTCTCCAGGTTCCACCCAGGTACGTCAGTCAGACGACCTCTCCACACAGACCATGTCTAGGTAAGAAGATACACACCTGTAAAACATAAGGACATAACTTCCTGTCCCTCTACCTCTCACCTGTACATCACCTGTCCCTCTACCTCTCACCTGTACATCACCTGTCCCTCTACCTCTCACCTGTCCCTCTACCTCTCACCTGTCCCTCTACCTCTCACCTGTCCCTCTACCTCTCACCTGTCCCTTTACCTCTCACCTGTCCCTCTACCTCTCACCTGTCCCTCTACCTCTCACCTGTACAGCACCTGTCCCTCTACCTCTCACCTGTACATCACCTGTCCCTCTACCTCTCACCTGTCCCTCTACCTCTCACCTGTCCCTCTACCTCTCACCTGTCCCTCTACCTCTCACCTGTCCCTCTCACCTGTCCCTCTACCTCCCACCTGTCCCTCTACCTATACCTGTCCCTCTACCTTCTCACCTGTCCCTCTACCTTCTCACCTGTCCCTCTACCTTCTCACCTGTCCCTCTATCTTCTCACCTGTCCCTCTATCTTCTCACCTGTCCCTCTACCTTCTCACCTGTCCCTCTACCTCTCACCTGTCCCTCTACCTTCTTCACCTGTCCCTCTACCTTCTCACCTGTCCCTCTACCTCTCACCTGTCCCTCTACCTCTCACCTGTCCCTCTACCTCTCACCTGTCCCTCTACCTCTCACCTGTCCCTCTACCTCTCACCTGTCCCTCTACCTCTCACCTGTCCCTCTACCTCTCACCTGTCCCTCTACCTCTCACTTGTCCCTCTACCTCTCACCTGTCCCTCTACCTCTCACCTGTCCCTCTACCTCTCACCTGTCCCTCTTGTCCCGCCACTCCTAGGGATGTGGCCAATGTGGTGCGAGCGTGCTACGGAGAGGCCCCTCCCCCCATCGTCCTGGTTGGTCACAGTATGGGCGGGGCCATCGCTGTCCACACCGCCTCCAGCATGCTCCTCCCCACTACTGTAGGACTGGTGGTGATCGACGTGGTGGAAGGTAGGGCCCAGTCCACACTGTtagtaatctgagggaaatatgtgtctctaatatggtcatacatctgagggaaatatgtgtctctaatatggccatacatctgagggaaatatgtgtctctaatatggtcatacatttggtagGTTAGGAATTGCAGCTCAGTTTCcccctcattttgtgggcagtgagcacatagcctgtcttctcttgagagccaggtctgcctacggcggcctttctcaatagcaatgctatgctcactgagtctgtacatagtcaaagctttccttaagtttgggtcagtcacagtggtcaggtattctgccactgtatactctctgtttagggcaaaATAGTATTtacagtttgctcagtttttttgttttgtctttccaatgtgtcaagtaattgtctttttgttttctcatgatttggttgggtctaattgtgttgctgtcctggggctctgtggggtctctctctctctctctaggcagtGCCATGGAGATGCTACACAGCATGCAGAACTTCCTGAAAGGACGACCCAAGTCTTTTGAGTCTATTGCCCATGCCATAGAGTGGAGGTGAGGAGCGTTCAGCAATACACCACTTCTTTAACGTTAGGTTGTGTTTCAAAGACAGTCTATAGAAATATCatgtattgttgttattattattataatcggTCTGTTCCATAGAGTGCTACGCTACGTTTCAGTGTTTCACAGTGctgttccattttttttttttttttttttattttaccgttattttaccaggtaagttgactgagaacacgttctcatttgcagcaacgacctggggaatagttacaggggagaggagggggatgaatgagccaattgtaaactggggattattaggtgaccatgatggtttgagggccagattgggaatttagccaggacaccggggttaacacccctactcttacgataagtgccatgggatctttaatgacctcataGAGTGCTACGCTACGTTTCAGTGTTTCACAGTGCTGGTAGTGCTGTTCCATAGAGTGCTATGCTACGCTACGTTTCAGTGTTTCACAGTGCTGTTCCATAGAGTGCTACGCTACATTTCAGTGTTTCACAGTGCTGGTAGTGCTGTTCCATAGAGTGCTATGCTACGCTACGTTTCAGTGTTTCACAGTGTTGGTAGTGCTGTTCCATAGAGTGCTATGCTACGCTACGTTTCAGTGTTTCACAGTGTTGGTAGTGCTGTTCCATAGAGTGCTATGCTACGCTACGTTTCAGTGTTTCACAGTGCTGGTAGTGCTGTTCCATAGAGTGCTACGCTACGCTACGTTTCAGTGTTTCACAGTGCTGGTAGTGCTGTTCCATAGAGTGCTACGCTACGCTACGTTTCAGTGTTTCACAGTGCTGGTAGTGCTGTTCCATAGAGTGCTATGCTACGCTAAGTTTCAGTGTTTCACAGTGCTGGTAGTGCTGTTCCATAGAGTGCTATGCTACGTTTCAGTGTTTCACAGTGCTGTTCCATAGAGTGCTATGCTATGCTACGTTTCAGTGTTTCACAGTGTTGGTAGTGCTGTTCCATAGAGTGCTACGCTACGCTACGTTTCAGTGTTTCACAGTGCTGGTAGTGCTGTTCCATAGAGTGCTACGCTACGTTTCAGTGTTTCACAGTGCTGTTCCATAGAGTGCTATGCTACGCTACGTTTCAGTGTTTCACAGTGCTGGTAGTGCTCTTTCTCAACAGttcctgttctctctgtgtgtgtgtgtgtgtgtgtgtgtgtgctctctccTTCAGTGTTAAGAGCGGTCAGATCAGGAACCGAGAATCAGCACGAGTATCCATGGTGGGACAGATCAAGAGGTAAACCATGCTAATTCTACTGgaaccagagggggaaaactgCACAGCCGCATAAATATTCTGAAATAACTTTACAAAATCTGATTGACCCCAAACACATATCTTCATTTTATCTATCTTTCCTAATGAACCAGACAATCTGTTAGCTGGCGAATTTATTGATACCGCTTTGAAGTTGTTGTAAAAGCGGTAAACGAAATAACACAGCGTTCATATTCAATGTCAACTCAGTTAGTCCTATCCTGGACTTCCCTAAAACATAACTTCTTCCCTCGTCCCTGGACTTtagccacattttgttacgttacagccttattctaaaatgtattaaataacttttttccctcatcaatctacacacaatactgcataatgacaaagcgaaaacaggtttcattattttattttttgttgcaaatttgttaaaaataaaaaacagaaataccttatttatagaagtatgagactcaaaattgagctcaggtgcatcctgtttccattgatcatccttgagatgtttctacaacttgattagagtccacctgtggtaaattctattggacatgatttgggaaggcaaacacctgtctatataaggtcccagagttgacagtgcagagcaaaaaccaagccatgaggtcgaaggaattgtctgtagagctccgagagagGACTGTGACgagaaacagatctggggaagggtaccaaaacatttctgcagcattgaaggtcctcaagaacacagtggcctccatcattcttcaaatggaagaagtgtggaaccaccaagactcttcctagagctggctgaattgagcaatcgggggagaagggccttggtcagggaggtgaccaagaacccgatggttactctgacagagctccagagttcctctgtggagatgggagaaccttccatcctctgcagcactccaccaatcaggcctttgtggtagagtggccagacagaagccactcagtaaaaggaacatgacagcccgcttggagtttgccaaaaggcacctaaagactctctggtctgatgaaaccaagattgaattctttggcctgaatgccaagcgtcacgtctggaggaaacctggcaccatacctacggtgaagcatggtggtggcagcatcatgctgtggggatgtttttcagcagaatggactgggagactagtcaggatcgacagaaagatgaatggagtagagtacagagagatccttgatgaaaacctgctccagagcgctcaggacctcagactggggcgaagattcaccttccaacaggacaacaaccctaagcacacagccaagacaacgcaggagtggctttgagaaaagtctctaaatgtccttgagtggcccagccagagcctggaattgagtccgatcaaacatctctggagagacctgaaaatagctgtgcagcaacactcccgaTCCAACccgatagagcttgagaggatctgcagagaagaatgggagaaactccccaaatacaggtgtgccaagcttgtagcttcatacccaagaagactcgaggctgtaattgctgccaaaggtgcttcaacaaagtactgagtaaaaggtctgaatacttatgtaaatttgatatttcagttttttttattttataaattgtATATACAATTTAACAAAAGCCAGTCGTTAGTTCTGAGTTTCGGAAGTTCATTCCATCCATTCTATTTGCAATGGTTGCTATGCAAATACAAATAATTGGCATGTAGCTATAGAGGCTAGTTACTAATTTTCTAGCTAGCCAACTAAAGCACACACATGATCACATCAAGCATCTGAAATTACAGAAAACTATGTGCACTTTCGTTTCTTTTACCAtttgttttctattgacatttaatTGGATATATCCATTATATCCTTATAAATTGGCTCACAGAAGCTGTCAGTCTCGTCACGTTCTTATTTCTTGGAGATTGAAAAAGAAACCCAGGAAGGTTTAGACAAACCCTAACTGTCGCAATCCGAATGCTAGCCTAGTAGCTTGTGGAAATAATGTCGAGACACGTTTTTTTACATGGGAGATTAAGTTTATAAATTAACTGGCTGGGCTGTGGGCTAGTGGATGTGCATTGATACATCTAATGGAACTGTGAACTGGCATTACCCCGGGGGAATACGGAGATTGTAGTGCTATAACTCCCTGCTATTAACCAATCAGCTTCCAGTATCCGAACACGCCTTTTTATAATGGTTTGGTAGATTAAGCCATTTCCTATGAgttttctccctgtctttctgtatGAAGGCCAAGTTTGACACGTTGGTCTATCAGACTCTTCACGCATTTGGGCAACTATGTCTGGGAAAAAgattaccttaaccctaaccttaaagacGTCCTCCAGCGATTTTGGAACTTTTACTGTTAAAAAGCGATATTCCAAGTATAAATACAATAAAGTAGACTAAAGggtaaaataaaatttaaaaaaaaatcaaaatagttttttttgttggCACAACTGCAAACTTCACATAGGGAATCTGTGATCTGTATCATGActtacctggaccacctattCATATGTGCCTTCTATTAAGTAAATCAGTAGTTAAACGAGGTTAAAAAGAGACTCGAGTTCCACTTGCACCATTTAAACTTC
Above is a genomic segment from Salvelinus fontinalis isolate EN_2023a chromosome 36, ASM2944872v1, whole genome shotgun sequence containing:
- the LOC129835557 gene encoding protein phosphatase methylesterase 1-like; translation: MAEVRSEVETSSPGLGAPQPADYPQLPHPAADPTLPVAEPQLPGEEPLKVPEDPQPETQAEPDTCPLPPRRMWEDSFDTENYSAVSWRQYFDQSEDIPVGPSETRDVFRVYRNGTDGPLLVLLHGGGHSALSWAVFTTAIASRVTCRVLAMDLRGHGSTQVRQSDDLSTQTMSRDVANVVRACYGEAPPPIVLVGHSMGGAIAVHTASSMLLPTTVGLVVIDVVEGSAMEMLHSMQNFLKGRPKSFESIAHAIEWSVKSGQIRNRESARVSMVGQIKRHVEVEDVVESPEQAIPVSDVVVESNEEIYVDPSYVSDKPDGTPEVSIPEPEGVYSWRIDLSKAEKYWDGWFRGISNLFLGCNLPKLLLLAGVDRLDRDLTIGQMQGKFMMQVLPPSGHAVHEDTPDKVADSLASFLFRHKFAEASRGQRTSSSYPFTR